One genomic window of Cupriavidus oxalaticus includes the following:
- the cyoC gene encoding cytochrome o ubiquinol oxidase subunit III, translating into MSTQVLDRIPAQAGASAHADAHDHAHHDTSANTVYGFWIYLMSDCIIFAGLFATFAVLRGELAGGPSAKELFELNYVLVETFILLFSSITYGMAMISLQNRSLKHVQTWLGVTFLLGAAFMAMEINEFHHLIAEGAGPGRSAFLSSFFTLVGTHGLHVASGMLWMIVLMWQLGKKGITPTLSKRLMCLSLFWHFLDVVWIGVFTVVYLMGHL; encoded by the coding sequence ATGTCGACTCAAGTCCTAGACCGCATCCCCGCGCAGGCCGGCGCCTCGGCCCACGCCGACGCGCATGACCATGCGCACCACGATACCAGTGCCAATACGGTGTATGGCTTCTGGATCTACCTGATGAGCGACTGCATCATCTTCGCCGGGCTGTTCGCGACGTTCGCCGTTCTGCGCGGCGAGCTGGCAGGCGGCCCCTCGGCGAAGGAGCTGTTCGAGCTCAACTACGTGCTGGTGGAGACCTTCATCCTGCTGTTCTCCTCGATCACGTACGGCATGGCGATGATCTCGCTGCAGAACCGCAGCCTCAAGCACGTGCAGACCTGGCTCGGCGTGACGTTCCTGCTGGGCGCGGCGTTCATGGCGATGGAAATCAACGAGTTCCACCACCTGATCGCCGAAGGCGCCGGGCCGGGCCGCAGCGCGTTCCTGTCGTCGTTCTTCACGCTGGTCGGCACCCACGGCCTGCACGTCGCCAGCGGCATGCTGTGGATGATCGTGCTGATGTGGCAGCTGGGCAAGAAGGGCATCACCCCGACGCTCAGCAAGCGCCTGATGTGCCTGTCGCTGTTCTGGCACTTTCTGGACGTGGTCTGGATCGGCGTGTTTACCGTGGTCTACCTGATGGGACATCTGTGA
- the cyoD gene encoding cytochrome o ubiquinol oxidase subunit IV: MAQHNAPAAHATRDSHGAHAAHDSHSTHASFKGYAIGFILAVILTVIPFKLVMDGSMDKGTILWIILGMAAVQILVHLKYFLHLDTSSDQRSNVIALLFTALILVIVVAGSLWIMHNLNTNMMVM; encoded by the coding sequence ATGGCACAACACAACGCACCGGCGGCGCACGCCACTCGTGATTCGCATGGCGCGCATGCCGCGCACGACTCGCACAGCACGCACGCCAGCTTCAAGGGCTACGCGATCGGCTTCATCCTGGCGGTGATCCTGACCGTGATCCCGTTCAAGCTGGTGATGGACGGCAGCATGGACAAGGGCACGATCCTGTGGATCATCCTAGGCATGGCCGCGGTCCAGATCCTGGTCCACCTGAAGTACTTCCTGCACCTGGACACGTCGTCCGACCAGCGCAGCAACGTGATCGCGCTGCTGTTCACGGCGCTGATCCTGGTGATCGTGGTGGCGGGTTCGCTGTGGATCATGCACAACCTGAACACCAACATGATGGTGATGTAA
- the urtA gene encoding urea ABC transporter substrate-binding protein: MQRRDMLKLSAIAAAAMIGTSPLAMAQSKEPIKIGILHSLSGTMAISETSLKDVALMTIDEINKSGGVLGRKLEPVVVDPASNWPLFAEKARQLVSKDKVAVTFGCWTSVSRKSVLPVYEELNSLLFYPVQYEGEEMSKNVFYTGAAPNQQAIPAVEYLMSKEGGGAKRFFLLGTDYVYPRTTNKILRAFLKSKGVADKDIEEVYTPFGHSDYQTIVANIKKFSQGGKTAVISTINGDSNVPFYKELGNAGLKAKDVPVVAFSVGEEELRGIDTKPLVGHLAAWNYFMSVKNAQNDAFKKQWAAWVKANNLPGGDKRVTNDPMEATYVGIHMWAQAVKKAGTTDTDKVRAAMYGQTFKAPDGFTLTMGENHHLYKPVMIGEVKGDGQFSVVWKTPKAVRAQPWSPFIAGNEGKPDKVM; encoded by the coding sequence ATGCAACGACGTGACATGCTGAAGCTGTCGGCCATCGCCGCCGCGGCAATGATCGGTACCAGCCCGCTGGCCATGGCGCAGTCCAAGGAGCCGATCAAGATCGGCATCCTGCACTCGCTGTCCGGCACGATGGCCATCTCGGAGACGTCGCTGAAAGACGTGGCCCTGATGACCATCGACGAGATCAACAAGAGCGGCGGCGTGCTCGGCCGCAAGCTCGAGCCGGTGGTGGTGGACCCGGCGTCCAACTGGCCGCTGTTCGCCGAGAAGGCGCGCCAGCTGGTCAGCAAGGACAAGGTCGCGGTGACCTTCGGCTGCTGGACCTCGGTGTCGCGCAAGTCCGTGCTGCCGGTCTATGAAGAGCTGAACTCGCTGCTGTTCTACCCGGTACAGTACGAAGGCGAGGAAATGTCCAAGAACGTCTTCTACACCGGCGCCGCGCCCAACCAGCAGGCGATCCCGGCGGTGGAATACCTGATGAGCAAGGAAGGCGGCGGTGCCAAGCGCTTCTTCCTGCTGGGCACCGACTACGTTTACCCGCGCACCACCAACAAGATCCTGCGCGCCTTCCTGAAGAGCAAGGGGGTTGCCGACAAGGACATCGAAGAAGTCTACACCCCGTTCGGCCACAGCGACTACCAGACCATCGTCGCCAACATCAAGAAGTTCTCGCAGGGTGGCAAGACCGCAGTGATCTCCACGATCAACGGCGATTCCAACGTGCCCTTCTACAAGGAACTGGGCAACGCCGGCCTGAAGGCCAAGGACGTGCCGGTGGTGGCGTTCTCGGTGGGCGAGGAAGAACTGCGCGGCATCGACACCAAGCCGCTGGTCGGCCACCTGGCGGCGTGGAACTACTTCATGTCGGTCAAGAACGCACAGAACGACGCCTTCAAGAAGCAGTGGGCGGCCTGGGTCAAGGCCAACAACCTGCCGGGCGGCGACAAGCGCGTGACCAACGACCCGATGGAAGCCACCTACGTCGGCATCCATATGTGGGCGCAGGCCGTGAAGAAGGCCGGCACCACCGATACCGACAAGGTGCGGGCGGCGATGTACGGCCAGACCTTCAAGGCGCCGGACGGCTTCACGCTGACCATGGGCGAGAACCACCACCTGTACAAGCCGGTGATGATCGGCGAGGTGAAGGGCGACGGCCAGTTCTCGGTGGTGTGGAAGACGCCGAAGGCAGTGCGTGCGCAGCCGTGGAGCCCGTTCATCGCGGGCAATGAAGGGAAGCCGGACAAGGTGATGTAA
- the urtB gene encoding urea ABC transporter permease subunit UrtB, whose translation MRNPLSVQVVPWLRALLAALLLAAAPWAAALTQADLKPLAEDDFDAKTAALSAVTKASPAEAGPILKALQDDTLQYAPSVGMVRQDGDKVVDAITGKPVTVKPDELESLTLNNSLRALVDSAASSLQLQSPDIAVRAQAIGTLRDQPESASLAAVEAARKAEADAGLRASLDVIWANLMLAEPADAAAHDARLEAIRILATDSNPQSRQKLAPLVERDSAGNYREADADVRLAAQQALDQLRSDQRRAELIGNLFAGLSLGSVLLLAALGLAITYGLIGVINMAHGEFLMIGAYATYVVQSLFRAYAPDAFAWYLPAALPASFLAAAAVGFVLERLVLRHLYGRPLETLLATFGISLLLMQAVRTLFGAQNVEVANPGWMSGGFEWMPGLVIPYNRVVIILFALAVVAVAWAVLNRTRLGLFVRATTQNRTMAACVGVRTWKVDSYAFAFGAGIAGLGGCALSQIGNVGPDLGQAYIIDSFMVVVLGGVGQLAGTIVGAFGLGIINKFIEPFYGAVLAKIFVLVLIVLFIQKRPQGLFALKGRSAEA comes from the coding sequence ATGCGCAATCCCTTATCCGTTCAAGTCGTGCCCTGGCTGCGCGCCCTGCTGGCCGCGCTGCTGCTGGCCGCGGCGCCGTGGGCCGCTGCGCTGACGCAGGCCGACCTGAAGCCGCTGGCCGAAGACGACTTCGATGCCAAGACTGCCGCGCTGTCCGCGGTGACCAAGGCATCGCCCGCTGAAGCCGGCCCGATCCTGAAGGCCCTGCAGGACGACACCCTTCAATATGCGCCGTCGGTCGGCATGGTGCGCCAGGACGGCGACAAGGTGGTCGATGCCATCACCGGCAAGCCGGTCACGGTCAAGCCGGACGAACTCGAATCCCTGACCCTGAACAACAGCCTGCGCGCGCTGGTCGACAGCGCCGCCAGCAGCCTGCAGCTGCAGTCGCCCGACATCGCGGTGCGCGCGCAGGCCATCGGCACCTTGCGCGACCAGCCGGAAAGCGCCTCGCTGGCCGCCGTGGAAGCCGCGCGCAAGGCCGAGGCCGACGCGGGCCTGCGGGCCAGCCTGGACGTGATCTGGGCCAACCTGATGCTGGCGGAGCCGGCGGACGCAGCCGCGCATGACGCGCGCCTCGAAGCGATCCGCATCCTCGCCACGGACAGCAACCCGCAGAGCCGCCAGAAGCTTGCGCCGCTGGTCGAGCGCGACAGCGCCGGCAACTACCGCGAAGCGGATGCGGACGTGCGCCTGGCCGCGCAGCAGGCGCTGGACCAGCTGCGCAGCGACCAGCGCCGCGCCGAGCTGATCGGCAACCTGTTCGCCGGCCTGAGCCTGGGCAGCGTGCTGCTGCTGGCAGCGCTTGGCCTCGCCATCACCTATGGCCTGATCGGCGTCATCAACATGGCGCACGGCGAGTTCCTGATGATCGGCGCCTACGCGACCTACGTGGTGCAGTCGCTGTTCCGCGCCTATGCGCCGGATGCGTTCGCGTGGTACCTGCCCGCGGCGCTGCCGGCATCGTTCCTGGCGGCGGCGGCAGTCGGCTTCGTGCTGGAGCGGCTGGTGCTGCGCCACCTGTACGGCCGCCCGCTCGAAACGCTGCTGGCCACCTTCGGCATCAGCCTGCTGCTGATGCAGGCGGTGCGCACGCTGTTCGGCGCGCAGAACGTGGAAGTGGCCAATCCCGGCTGGATGAGCGGCGGCTTCGAATGGATGCCGGGACTGGTGATCCCGTACAACCGCGTGGTCATCATCCTGTTCGCGCTGGCGGTGGTGGCGGTGGCGTGGGCGGTGCTCAACCGCACGCGGCTGGGGCTGTTCGTGCGTGCCACCACGCAGAACCGCACCATGGCGGCGTGCGTGGGCGTGCGCACGTGGAAGGTCGACAGCTACGCCTTCGCCTTCGGTGCCGGCATCGCCGGGCTCGGCGGATGTGCGCTGTCGCAGATCGGCAATGTCGGTCCCGACCTGGGCCAGGCCTACATCATCGATTCGTTCATGGTGGTGGTGCTGGGCGGGGTGGGGCAGCTGGCCGGCACCATCGTGGGCGCATTCGGGCTGGGCATCATCAACAAGTTCATCGAGCCGTTCTATGGCGCGGTGCTGGCCAAGATCTTTGTCCTGGTGCTGATCGTGCTCTTCATCCAGAAGCGGCCGCAGGGACTTTTCGCGCTCAAGGGGCGCAGCGCGGAGGCATGA
- the urtC gene encoding urea ABC transporter permease subunit UrtC — translation MQRFQPDSSATPFRLAVPERQSLFSPRGWMALAVLTVVVGIGVPVCALLVPEGHPLHLSAYALTLVGKIMCFALAAIALDLVWGYCGILSLGHGLFFALGGYAMGMYLMRSIGREGVYKSDLPDFMVFLDWKELPWFWHGTDHLGYALLLVVLVPGVLAWLFGFFAFRSRIKGVYLSIITQAMTYAAMLLFFRNETGFGGNNGFTDFKRIAGFAIAAPQTRTALFVLTFVALLGGFVACRYIVTSKLGRVVTAVRDAEMRVMFSGYNPLGYKLFVWTFSAVLCGIAGALYVPQVGIINPGEMSPGNSIEMAVWVAVGGRGTLIGPVIGAFLVNGAKTLFTAHFAEYWLFLLGAMFVLVTLYLPDGVIGLWKRLRERRAAAAVPSEPEPVSTPAVAGRTGGEA, via the coding sequence ATGCAGCGATTCCAACCCGATTCTTCCGCGACACCTTTCCGGCTTGCCGTGCCGGAACGCCAGTCGCTGTTCTCGCCGCGCGGCTGGATGGCGCTGGCGGTACTGACCGTGGTCGTCGGCATCGGCGTGCCGGTGTGCGCGCTGCTGGTGCCGGAAGGCCATCCGCTGCACCTGTCGGCATATGCGCTGACGCTGGTCGGCAAGATCATGTGCTTTGCGCTGGCGGCGATCGCGCTCGACCTGGTGTGGGGCTACTGCGGCATCCTGAGCCTCGGCCATGGCCTGTTCTTCGCGCTGGGCGGCTATGCCATGGGCATGTACCTGATGCGTTCGATCGGGCGCGAAGGCGTGTACAAGAGCGACCTGCCGGATTTCATGGTGTTCCTCGACTGGAAGGAGCTGCCGTGGTTCTGGCACGGCACGGACCATCTTGGCTATGCGCTGCTGCTGGTGGTGCTGGTGCCGGGCGTGCTGGCATGGCTGTTCGGCTTCTTTGCCTTCCGCTCGCGCATCAAGGGCGTGTACCTGTCCATCATCACGCAGGCGATGACGTATGCGGCAATGCTGCTGTTCTTCCGCAACGAGACCGGCTTCGGCGGCAACAACGGCTTCACGGATTTCAAGCGCATCGCGGGGTTCGCCATCGCCGCGCCGCAGACGCGCACGGCGCTTTTTGTGCTGACCTTCGTGGCGCTGCTCGGGGGCTTCGTTGCCTGCCGCTACATTGTCACGTCCAAGCTGGGCCGCGTGGTCACGGCCGTGCGCGATGCGGAGATGCGCGTCATGTTCTCCGGCTACAACCCGCTCGGCTACAAGCTGTTCGTGTGGACCTTCTCGGCGGTGCTGTGCGGCATCGCCGGCGCGCTGTACGTGCCGCAGGTCGGCATCATCAACCCGGGCGAGATGTCGCCCGGCAACTCGATCGAAATGGCGGTGTGGGTTGCCGTGGGCGGGCGCGGAACGCTGATCGGGCCGGTCATCGGCGCGTTCCTGGTCAACGGTGCCAAGACGCTCTTCACCGCCCACTTCGCCGAATACTGGCTGTTCCTGCTGGGCGCGATGTTCGTGCTGGTGACGCTGTACCTGCCCGATGGCGTGATTGGCCTGTGGAAGCGCCTGCGCGAGCGCCGCGCTGCCGCCGCGGTGCCGTCCGAGCCTGAGCCCGTTTCCACGCCCGCGGTGGCGGGCCGCACCGGAGGTGAAGCATGA
- the urtD gene encoding urea ABC transporter ATP-binding protein UrtD has product MNAALEHGQAESGDATGLGRVLEPGTIDVSHGPILYLEDVTVRFDGFRALNKLNLSIDHGELRCVIGPNGAGKTTMMDVITGKTGPRNANVSGRVFLGQTIDLMRMTEPRIAQVGIGRKFQKPTVFEQHAVWENLELAMKADKRWWSSLRARLTGEGHRRIEETLALTGLEDEAYRPAGLLSHGQKQRLEIGMLLMQQPQLLLLDEPVAGMTDEETMQLASLLNGLRGSCSMMVVEHDMEFVAALAGAAGKVTVLAEGSVLAEGTLDSVKRDERVIESYLGR; this is encoded by the coding sequence ATGAACGCCGCACTCGAACACGGCCAGGCCGAAAGCGGCGATGCCACCGGGCTGGGCCGCGTGCTGGAGCCGGGCACCATCGATGTGTCGCACGGCCCGATCCTGTACCTGGAAGACGTCACCGTGCGGTTCGACGGCTTCCGCGCGCTCAACAAGCTGAACCTGTCGATCGACCATGGCGAACTGCGCTGCGTGATCGGTCCCAACGGCGCGGGCAAGACCACGATGATGGATGTCATCACCGGCAAGACCGGGCCGCGCAATGCCAATGTCAGCGGGCGCGTGTTCCTGGGCCAGACCATCGACCTGATGCGGATGACCGAGCCGCGCATCGCGCAGGTCGGCATCGGCCGCAAGTTCCAGAAGCCGACCGTGTTCGAGCAGCACGCGGTGTGGGAGAACCTGGAGCTGGCGATGAAGGCCGACAAGCGCTGGTGGTCGTCGCTGCGCGCGCGGCTGACCGGCGAGGGGCATCGCCGCATCGAGGAGACGCTGGCGCTGACCGGCCTGGAGGACGAGGCTTACCGGCCCGCGGGCCTGCTGTCGCACGGGCAGAAGCAGCGGCTGGAGATCGGCATGCTGCTGATGCAGCAGCCGCAGCTGTTGCTGCTCGACGAGCCCGTGGCCGGCATGACCGATGAAGAGACCATGCAGCTGGCCAGCCTGCTCAACGGCCTGCGCGGCAGCTGCTCGATGATGGTGGTGGAACACGACATGGAGTTCGTCGCCGCGCTGGCCGGCGCTGCCGGCAAGGTCACGGTGCTGGCCGAAGGCAGCGTGCTGGCAGAAGGCACGCTCGACAGCGTCAAGCGCGACGAACGCGTGATCGAATCCTACCTGGGGAGATAG
- the urtE gene encoding urea ABC transporter ATP-binding subunit UrtE gives MLQVNALNQFYGGSHILRNVSFDVPAGRLTTLLGRNGVGKSTLLKCLMGVVPTRSGSIHWDGKPLEKKAPYERVSAGLAYVPQGREIFPRLTVEENLLIGAASRARPAGVPDRIYQLFPVLRTMRQRRGGDLSGGQQQQLAIGRALMSEPQLLILDEPTEGIQPSIIQDIGRALRLLVDEFGMTVLLVEQYYEFARHIADHYVVMSRGEVVARGAGASMEQDGVRELIAV, from the coding sequence ATGCTGCAGGTCAACGCACTGAACCAGTTCTACGGCGGCAGCCATATCCTGCGCAACGTCTCCTTCGACGTGCCGGCGGGCAGGCTGACCACGCTGCTCGGCCGCAACGGCGTGGGCAAGAGCACGCTCCTGAAATGCCTGATGGGCGTGGTGCCGACGCGCAGCGGCAGCATCCACTGGGACGGCAAGCCGCTGGAGAAGAAGGCGCCGTACGAGCGCGTTTCCGCCGGGCTGGCCTATGTGCCACAGGGGCGCGAAATTTTTCCGCGGCTGACGGTCGAGGAGAACCTGCTGATCGGTGCCGCCAGCCGCGCGCGTCCAGCGGGTGTGCCGGATCGCATCTATCAGCTGTTCCCGGTACTGCGCACCATGCGCCAGCGCCGCGGCGGCGACCTGTCCGGCGGCCAGCAGCAGCAACTTGCGATCGGCCGGGCGCTGATGAGCGAACCGCAGCTGCTGATCCTCGACGAGCCGACCGAGGGCATCCAGCCATCGATCATCCAGGACATTGGCCGCGCGCTGCGGCTGCTGGTGGACGAGTTCGGCATGACGGTGCTGCTGGTCGAGCAGTACTACGAATTCGCGCGCCATATCGCCGACCACTATGTGGTGATGAGCCGGGGCGAGGTGGTCGCGCGGGGTGCCGGGGCCAGCATGGAGCAGGACGGCGTACGGGAGCTGATTGCCGTGTAG
- a CDS encoding urease accessory protein UreD has translation MRHPDFPSSLAVPAAWQASLRLRFAQRGERTALVERRHQGPLLVQKPLYPEGGICHAVMLHPPAGVAGGDSLDIEVTVEAGAHAVLATPGATKWYKSLGRDAAQQVRLSVGAGARLDWLPQENIVFDDARARISTVLDVAPGGSAIGWDTVVLGRQASGEQWARGALWLDTRVGAGERALWIEQSHLDAGSPLRTAVAGLDGLNVQGTLWAVGEGATQQLAEALAEQLPYGPELRAGVTCLAAHGQSMLLVRVLGRQMEAVRHVMVDGWSALREPMHGVAARPLRLWAT, from the coding sequence ATGCGTCATCCCGATTTTCCTTCATCACTCGCCGTGCCCGCCGCATGGCAGGCCAGCCTGCGGCTGCGCTTTGCGCAACGCGGCGAACGCACCGCGCTGGTCGAGCGCCGCCACCAGGGGCCGCTGCTGGTGCAGAAACCGCTGTATCCCGAAGGCGGCATCTGCCATGCCGTCATGCTGCATCCGCCGGCCGGCGTGGCGGGCGGCGACAGCCTGGATATCGAGGTGACGGTCGAGGCCGGTGCCCACGCGGTGCTGGCCACGCCCGGCGCCACCAAGTGGTACAAGTCGCTCGGCCGCGACGCGGCGCAGCAGGTGCGGCTGTCGGTCGGCGCGGGGGCGCGGCTGGACTGGCTGCCGCAGGAGAACATCGTGTTCGACGATGCGCGCGCACGTATCTCGACAGTGCTCGACGTTGCGCCGGGCGGCAGCGCGATCGGCTGGGATACCGTGGTGCTGGGCCGGCAGGCATCGGGCGAGCAATGGGCGCGTGGCGCGCTGTGGCTCGATACCCGCGTCGGCGCCGGCGAGCGCGCGTTGTGGATCGAACAGTCGCATCTCGATGCGGGTTCGCCGCTGCGCACCGCGGTGGCGGGACTCGACGGACTCAATGTGCAGGGCACGCTGTGGGCGGTGGGCGAGGGCGCCACGCAGCAACTGGCGGAAGCGTTGGCGGAGCAGTTGCCCTATGGCCCGGAACTGCGCGCAGGCGTGACCTGCCTGGCAGCCCATGGCCAGTCGATGCTGCTGGTGCGCGTGCTCGGCCGGCAGATGGAAGCCGTGCGCCACGTGATGGTCGACGGCTGGAGCGCGCTGCGCGAGCCGATGCACGGCGTGGCGGCGCGGCCGCTGCGGCTGTGGGCAACTTAG
- a CDS encoding urease subunit gamma: protein MELTPREKDKLLIFTAALLAERRKARGLKLNYPEAVALISAAIMEGARDGRTVAELMHEGTTVLTRDDVMDGIAEMIPEIQVEATFPDGTKLVTVHHPIV from the coding sequence ATGGAACTGACGCCGAGAGAGAAGGACAAGCTGCTGATCTTCACCGCCGCGCTGCTGGCCGAACGGCGCAAGGCGCGCGGGCTCAAGCTCAACTATCCGGAAGCGGTGGCGCTGATCAGCGCCGCCATCATGGAAGGCGCGCGCGACGGCCGCACCGTGGCCGAGCTGATGCACGAAGGCACCACCGTGCTGACGCGCGACGACGTGATGGATGGCATCGCCGAGATGATCCCCGAGATTCAGGTCGAGGCGACGTTCCCGGACGGCACCAAGCTGGTGACCGTGCACCACCCCATCGTCTGA
- a CDS encoding HupE/UreJ family protein, protein MNRSACLRLALGTTLTVAATAALAHPGHDAATVGASLWAGLAHPFTGADHLLAMAAVGVWSALVARSAADTLRLPLVFVALMLAGAALGLAGMALPAVEPMIAVSLLVVGLLLALRAKLPAWASALLVGGFAVFHGYAHGAELPATAEALPAVLAYVGGFAVATMALHLLGIGAGMLLRRHASWLARLAGAGVALYGAGQLVA, encoded by the coding sequence ATGAACCGTTCCGCCTGCCTGCGCCTTGCCCTGGGCACCACCCTGACCGTTGCCGCCACCGCCGCGCTGGCGCACCCCGGCCATGACGCCGCCACCGTCGGCGCCAGCCTGTGGGCCGGCCTGGCGCACCCGTTCACCGGTGCCGACCACCTGCTGGCGATGGCGGCGGTGGGCGTATGGAGCGCGCTGGTGGCCCGCTCGGCCGCCGATACGCTGCGCCTGCCGCTGGTCTTCGTCGCGCTGATGCTGGCCGGTGCCGCGCTTGGGTTGGCCGGCATGGCGCTGCCCGCGGTGGAACCGATGATTGCCGTGTCGTTGCTGGTGGTCGGTCTGCTGCTGGCGCTGCGCGCCAAACTGCCGGCCTGGGCCAGCGCGTTGCTGGTTGGCGGCTTTGCGGTGTTCCACGGTTATGCGCATGGCGCGGAGCTGCCGGCCACTGCCGAGGCGCTGCCCGCGGTGCTGGCCTACGTCGGCGGATTTGCCGTCGCGACCATGGCGCTGCACCTGCTCGGCATCGGCGCCGGCATGCTGCTGCGCCGCCATGCCAGCTGGCTCGCCCGCCTGGCCGGTGCCGGCGTGGCGCTGTACGGCGCCGGCCAGCTGGTGGCCTGA
- a CDS encoding urease subunit beta, with translation MIPGELIPADGEIELNAGRATVSVTVANTGDRPIQVGSHFHFYETNTALSFDREATRGFRLNIAAGTAVRFEPGQTRTVELVALDGDRIVYGFNGKIMGAL, from the coding sequence ATGATCCCCGGTGAACTGATACCCGCCGATGGCGAGATCGAACTCAACGCCGGCCGCGCCACGGTCAGCGTGACGGTGGCCAATACCGGCGACCGGCCGATCCAGGTCGGCTCGCACTTCCATTTCTACGAGACCAATACCGCGCTGTCGTTCGACCGCGAAGCCACGCGCGGCTTCCGGCTGAATATCGCGGCCGGTACGGCGGTGCGTTTCGAGCCCGGCCAGACCCGCACCGTCGAACTGGTGGCGCTGGACGGCGACCGCATCGTCTACGGCTTCAACGGCAAGATCATGGGAGCGCTGTGA
- the ureC gene encoding urease subunit alpha encodes MARISRQAYAEMFGPTTGDRVRLADTGLIVEVEKDFTIYGEEVKFGGGKVIRDGMGQSQRMAKDCVDTVITNALIVDHWGIVKADIGLKDGRIASIGKAGNPDIQPGVTIVVGPGTEVIAGEGMIVTAGGIDSHIHFICPQQIEEALMSGVTTMIGGGTGPATGTFATTVTPGPWFMERMLQAADAYPMNIGLLGKGNASQQAPILEQVEAGAIGLKLHEDWGTTPAAIDTCLSVADATDTQVAIHTDTLNEAGFVEATIAAFKGRTIHTYHTEGAGGGHAPDIIKVCGEANVLPSSTNPTRPYTVNTLDEHLDMLMVCHHLDPSIAEDIAFAESRIRRETIAAEDILHDLGAFSMISSDSQAMGRVGEVIIRTWQTAHKMALQRGKLPGDPHDARGGHDNFRVKRYVAKYTINPALTHGIAHEVGSVEVGKWADLVLWRPAFFGVKPSLILKGGMIAAAAMGDPNASIPTPQPVHYRPMFASAGGALHRSSLTFVSQAALAADIGERYGLAKTLSAVRGTRTVSKRDMVHNDWQPHVTVDPETYQVVADGQLLTCEPATELPMAQRYFLF; translated from the coding sequence ATGGCAAGGATCTCCAGGCAGGCCTATGCCGAGATGTTCGGACCCACCACCGGCGACCGCGTGCGGCTGGCCGATACCGGGCTCATCGTCGAAGTCGAAAAGGACTTCACCATCTACGGCGAGGAAGTGAAGTTCGGCGGCGGCAAGGTGATCCGCGACGGCATGGGCCAGAGCCAGCGCATGGCGAAGGACTGCGTCGACACGGTCATCACCAATGCACTGATTGTCGACCACTGGGGTATCGTCAAGGCCGACATCGGGCTGAAGGACGGGCGCATCGCGTCGATCGGCAAGGCCGGCAACCCGGATATCCAGCCGGGCGTGACCATCGTGGTGGGGCCTGGTACGGAGGTGATCGCCGGCGAGGGCATGATCGTCACGGCGGGCGGCATCGACAGCCATATCCACTTCATCTGCCCGCAGCAGATCGAAGAGGCGCTGATGAGCGGCGTCACCACCATGATCGGCGGCGGCACCGGCCCGGCGACGGGCACCTTCGCCACCACCGTGACGCCGGGGCCGTGGTTCATGGAACGGATGCTGCAGGCGGCGGACGCCTACCCGATGAATATCGGCCTGCTCGGCAAGGGCAACGCCAGCCAGCAGGCGCCGATCCTGGAGCAGGTCGAGGCTGGTGCGATCGGGCTGAAGCTGCATGAGGACTGGGGCACCACGCCGGCGGCGATCGACACCTGCCTGTCGGTGGCGGACGCGACCGATACGCAGGTGGCGATCCACACCGATACGCTGAACGAGGCCGGCTTTGTCGAGGCCACCATCGCCGCATTCAAGGGCCGTACCATCCATACGTACCACACCGAAGGCGCCGGCGGCGGCCATGCGCCGGACATCATCAAGGTGTGCGGCGAGGCCAACGTGCTGCCGTCGTCGACCAACCCGACGCGGCCCTACACGGTGAACACGCTGGACGAGCACCTCGACATGCTGATGGTGTGCCACCACCTCGATCCGTCGATCGCCGAGGATATCGCCTTCGCCGAAAGCCGCATCCGCCGCGAAACCATCGCCGCGGAGGATATCCTGCACGACCTCGGCGCGTTCTCGATGATCTCCAGCGACTCGCAGGCCATGGGCCGCGTCGGCGAGGTCATCATCCGCACCTGGCAGACCGCGCACAAGATGGCGCTGCAGCGCGGCAAGCTGCCCGGCGACCCGCACGATGCGCGCGGCGGGCACGACAACTTCCGCGTCAAGCGCTATGTCGCCAAGTACACCATCAACCCGGCGCTGACGCATGGCATCGCGCATGAGGTTGGCTCGGTCGAGGTCGGCAAATGGGCCGACCTGGTGCTGTGGCGTCCGGCGTTCTTTGGCGTCAAGCCGAGCCTGATCCTGAAGGGCGGCATGATCGCCGCCGCGGCGATGGGCGATCCCAATGCGTCGATCCCGACACCGCAGCCGGTGCATTACCGGCCGATGTTCGCGTCGGCGGGCGGGGCGCTGCACCGGTCTTCGCTGACCTTTGTCTCGCAGGCGGCACTGGCGGCCGATATCGGCGAGCGCTATGGGCTCGCCAAGACGCTGTCGGCGGTGCGCGGCACGCGCACGGTCAGCAAGCGCGACATGGTGCACAATGACTGGCAACCGCATGTCACGGTCGATCCGGAGACCTACCAGGTCGTCGCCGACGGCCAGTTGCTGACCTGCGAGCCCGCCACCGAGCTGCCCATGGCGCAGCGCTATTTCCTGTTCTGA